One Acidimicrobiales bacterium genomic window carries:
- a CDS encoding amidohydrolase translates to MDMNDMVLVSVDDHVVEPPHLFEGRLPAKYVDLAPKFITRDDGTNAWVYEGQEISNVALNAVAGRPPEEYGMEPTSFAQLRAGCYDIDERVMDMNANGVLGSLCFPSFPHFCGQLFARTEDKDVALAMVRAYNDWHIDDWCGTHPGRFIPCSLPAIWDPQILADEVRRTAAKGAHAVTFSENPSKLGWPSFHSDHWDPFWTACSDEGVVVCLHIGSSSQLVITAPDAPIDCLITLTPMNIVQAAADLVWSPVLRKFPNLKIALSEGGTGWIPYFKERIDYNYRRHHAWTGQDFGDKLPSEVFDERVLTCFIDDRFGMASRDFLNMDHVMWECDYPHSDSTWPFAPEEVMGHFDGVDDATIDKVTHLNAMREFSYDPFTALGGKENCTVGALRAQAQGHDVAIRSVSADTVGKHAALATDLYVPAND, encoded by the coding sequence ATGGACATGAACGACATGGTGCTGGTGAGCGTCGACGACCACGTGGTCGAGCCGCCGCACCTCTTCGAAGGGCGCCTGCCCGCCAAGTACGTCGACCTGGCGCCGAAGTTCATCACCCGTGACGACGGAACCAACGCCTGGGTCTACGAGGGCCAGGAGATCTCCAACGTCGCCCTCAACGCGGTCGCCGGCCGGCCCCCCGAGGAGTACGGCATGGAGCCGACCTCGTTCGCGCAGCTCCGGGCCGGCTGCTACGACATCGACGAGCGGGTCATGGACATGAACGCCAACGGCGTCCTCGGCTCGCTCTGCTTCCCGTCGTTCCCCCACTTCTGCGGCCAGCTCTTCGCCCGCACCGAGGACAAGGACGTCGCCCTCGCCATGGTGCGGGCCTACAACGACTGGCACATCGACGACTGGTGCGGCACCCACCCCGGCCGCTTCATCCCCTGCTCGCTCCCCGCCATCTGGGATCCGCAGATCCTCGCCGACGAGGTGCGCCGCACCGCGGCCAAGGGCGCCCACGCGGTCACCTTCTCGGAGAACCCCTCGAAGCTCGGCTGGCCCAGCTTCCACTCCGACCACTGGGACCCGTTCTGGACGGCGTGCTCGGACGAAGGCGTCGTGGTCTGCCTGCACATCGGCTCGTCGTCGCAGCTCGTCATCACCGCCCCCGATGCCCCCATCGACTGCCTCATCACCCTCACGCCGATGAACATCGTGCAGGCCGCCGCCGACCTGGTCTGGTCGCCGGTGCTGCGGAAGTTCCCGAACCTGAAGATCGCGCTGTCCGAGGGCGGCACGGGCTGGATCCCGTACTTCAAGGAGCGCATCGACTACAACTACCGCCGCCACCACGCCTGGACGGGTCAGGACTTCGGCGACAAGCTCCCGAGCGAGGTGTTCGACGAGCGGGTGCTCACCTGCTTCATCGACGACCGCTTCGGCATGGCCAGCCGGGACTTCCTGAACATGGACCACGTGATGTGGGAGTGCGACTACCCGCACTCCGACTCCACCTGGCCGTTCGCGCCGGAGGAGGTCATGGGCCACTTCGACGGGGTCGACGACGCCACCATCGACAAGGTCACCCACCTCAACGCGATGCGCGAGTTCAGCTACGACCCGTTCACCGCCCTCGGGGGCAAGGAGAACTGCACCGTGGGTGCGCTGCGGGCGCAGGCGCAGGGCCACGACGTGGCCATCCGCTCGGTGAGCGCCGACACCGTGGGCAAGCACGCCGCCCTCGCCACGGACCTCTACGTCCCGGCCAACGACTGA
- a CDS encoding enoyl-CoA hydratase/isomerase family protein, protein MGDDLGTSGLHLEREGPIAWCTIDRPEARNALTPAMYWGIKQAVRLVNADDDLAALIITGTGDVFSPGGDLGGRSREDEALPEGLGQEVLPFLAVRDSRAPVIAAVNGICQAGGLLIAMLADIAVVSDRATFRVPELLRGIPDATYAAILPAHVGMAVAKDLLLSARRFDAAEALRLGLIARVVPHEELRAAALQAAREVLQTPPDARVHTKRMLHQHYGAIDYQTMFWALEHSDEPREGMAAFLEKRPPRWVPPEPD, encoded by the coding sequence ATGGGCGACGACCTCGGCACCTCTGGCCTGCACCTCGAGCGTGAGGGCCCCATCGCCTGGTGCACCATCGACCGGCCCGAGGCGCGCAACGCGCTGACGCCGGCCATGTACTGGGGCATCAAGCAGGCCGTCCGCCTCGTCAACGCCGACGACGACCTGGCCGCGCTGATCATCACCGGGACGGGCGACGTCTTCTCGCCCGGGGGTGACCTCGGAGGCCGCTCCCGCGAGGACGAGGCCCTGCCCGAGGGGCTCGGCCAGGAGGTGCTGCCCTTCCTCGCGGTCCGCGACAGCCGTGCGCCCGTGATCGCCGCGGTGAACGGGATCTGCCAGGCCGGCGGCCTGCTCATCGCGATGTTGGCCGACATCGCCGTGGTCAGCGACCGCGCCACGTTCCGGGTGCCCGAGCTGCTGCGGGGCATCCCCGACGCCACCTACGCCGCCATCCTGCCCGCGCACGTGGGCATGGCCGTGGCCAAGGACCTGCTGTTGTCGGCCCGGCGCTTCGACGCCGCGGAGGCGCTCCGTCTCGGGCTCATCGCCCGGGTGGTGCCCCACGAGGAGCTCCGCGCCGCCGCCCTCCAGGCGGCCCGCGAGGTGCTGCAGACCCCGCCCGACGCCCGGGTCCACACCAAGCGCATGCTCCACCAGCACTACGGGGCCATCGACTATCAGACCATGTTCTGGGCCCTCGAGCACTCGGACGAGCCCCGCGAGGGCATGGCCGCGTTCCTCGAGAAGCGCCCGCCCCGCTGGGTCCCGCCCGAGCCCGACTGA
- a CDS encoding GntR family transcriptional regulator, whose protein sequence is MDTSSYTTLPRRDVAYQFLKQGLLTGAYPPGARLGEERVAAELDMSRTPVREAFSRLHTEGLLERLPDGGFGPTLVDLHLIRELYEIRFALERCALGRRLPSGETAQDEEQIRTLRADWADLEAPASDDEVDSDFVLLDEDFHERLAAAAGNVALVDELHRVNERIRIVRMQDFLTAERIERTITQHVGILDVVLADDFGTADDLLVAHFDESLSVVEERAALAIARMFNRRHR, encoded by the coding sequence GTGGACACAAGCTCGTATACAACGCTCCCGCGGCGCGACGTGGCGTACCAGTTCCTCAAGCAGGGCCTGCTCACCGGTGCCTACCCGCCGGGGGCCCGGTTGGGCGAGGAGCGGGTCGCGGCGGAGCTCGACATGTCCCGCACCCCGGTGCGCGAGGCCTTCTCCCGCCTCCACACCGAGGGCCTGCTCGAGCGACTCCCCGACGGGGGGTTCGGGCCGACCCTGGTCGACCTGCACCTGATCCGCGAGCTCTACGAGATCCGCTTCGCCCTCGAGCGGTGCGCGCTGGGCCGGCGCCTCCCGTCGGGCGAGACGGCCCAGGACGAGGAGCAGATCCGGACCCTGCGGGCCGACTGGGCCGACCTCGAGGCGCCCGCCTCCGACGACGAGGTCGACAGTGACTTCGTCCTCCTCGACGAGGACTTCCACGAGCGCCTCGCCGCCGCCGCCGGCAACGTCGCCCTCGTCGACGAGCTCCACCGGGTCAACGAGCGCATCCGCATCGTGCGCATGCAGGACTTCCTCACCGCCGAGCGCATCGAACGGACCATCACCCAGCACGTCGGCATCCTCGACGTCGTCCTGGCCGATGACTTCGGGACCGCGGACGACCTGCTCGTCGCCCACTTCGACGAGTCGCTGTCCGTGGTCGAGGAGCGCGCCGCCCTGGCCATCGCCCGCATGTTCAACCGGAGGCACCGCTGA